Proteins from a single region of Punica granatum isolate Tunisia-2019 chromosome 8, ASM765513v2, whole genome shotgun sequence:
- the LOC116189626 gene encoding vacuolar protein sorting-associated protein 60.2 isoform X2, producing MKRVFGIKKDKEPPPSIQDASDNITKRGDTVDDKIRKLDAELSRYKEQIKKTRPGPAQEAVKARAMRVLKQKRMYEGQRDMLYNQTFNLDQVSFASEGIKDAQQTMTALKSANKELKGMMKTVKLQDIDSLQDEMMDLMDVSNEIQETLGRSYNVPDDIDEDELMGELDALEADMGLETEAGVPSYLQPDKEPDMEELSLPSAPTGHAGRTNAQAEDELGLPTVPHASIRN from the exons atgaagagagtTTTTGGCATCAAGAAAGATAAGGAGCCCCCTCCCTCCATTCAAGATGCCTCCGATAAC ATCACTAAAAGGGGTGATACAGTTGATGACAAGATCAGGAAGCTTGATGCCGAACTCAGTAGATACAAGGAGCAGATCAAGAAAACACGTCCTGGTCCTGCTCAAGAAGCTGTGAAAGCTCGAGCTATGAGGGTTCTCAAGCAGAAGCGAAT GTATGAAGGACAGCGTGATATGCTGTATAATCAGACTTTCAACCTTGATCAGGTTTCCTTTGCCTCCGAAGGGATCAAAGACGCTCAACAGACT ATGACAGCTCTAAAATCTGCCAACAAGGAGTTGAAAGGAATGATGAAGACTGTGAAGCTTCAGGACATAGAT AGCTTGCAAGATGAGATGATGGACCTCATGGATGTAAGCAATGAGATTCAAGAGACCTTGGGCAGAAGCTACAATGTACCTGATGACATCGATGAGGATGAACTTATGGGTG AGCTTGATGCCTTGGAAGCAGATATGGGATTGGAGACAGAAGCAGGAGTTCCATCTTATCTCCAACCTGATAAGGAGCCTGATATGGAAGAGCTCAGCCTGCCTTCTGCACCAACAGGACATGCTGGCAGAACAAATGCCCAG GCTGAGGATGAACTGGGATTACCTACTGTTCCTCACGCATCAATTCGCAATTAA
- the LOC116189626 gene encoding vacuolar protein sorting-associated protein 60.2 isoform X1: MKRVFGIKKDKEPPPSIQDASDNITKRGDTVDDKIRKLDAELSRYKEQIKKTRPGPAQEAVKARAMRVLKQKRMYEGQRDMLYNQTFNLDQVSFASEGIKDAQQTMTALKSANKELKGMMKTVKLQDIDVCYLIRNVIIIFSLLVSLHILCCLSVFSLILQSLQDEMMDLMDVSNEIQETLGRSYNVPDDIDEDELMGELDALEADMGLETEAGVPSYLQPDKEPDMEELSLPSAPTGHAGRTNAQAEDELGLPTVPHASIRN, translated from the exons atgaagagagtTTTTGGCATCAAGAAAGATAAGGAGCCCCCTCCCTCCATTCAAGATGCCTCCGATAAC ATCACTAAAAGGGGTGATACAGTTGATGACAAGATCAGGAAGCTTGATGCCGAACTCAGTAGATACAAGGAGCAGATCAAGAAAACACGTCCTGGTCCTGCTCAAGAAGCTGTGAAAGCTCGAGCTATGAGGGTTCTCAAGCAGAAGCGAAT GTATGAAGGACAGCGTGATATGCTGTATAATCAGACTTTCAACCTTGATCAGGTTTCCTTTGCCTCCGAAGGGATCAAAGACGCTCAACAGACT ATGACAGCTCTAAAATCTGCCAACAAGGAGTTGAAAGGAATGATGAAGACTGTGAAGCTTCAGGACATAGATGTATGTTATTTAATCAGAAAtgtgattattattttttccctgCTTGTTTCCTTACATATTCTATGTTGCTTATCTGTTTTTTCGTTGATTCTGCAGAGCTTGCAAGATGAGATGATGGACCTCATGGATGTAAGCAATGAGATTCAAGAGACCTTGGGCAGAAGCTACAATGTACCTGATGACATCGATGAGGATGAACTTATGGGTG AGCTTGATGCCTTGGAAGCAGATATGGGATTGGAGACAGAAGCAGGAGTTCCATCTTATCTCCAACCTGATAAGGAGCCTGATATGGAAGAGCTCAGCCTGCCTTCTGCACCAACAGGACATGCTGGCAGAACAAATGCCCAG GCTGAGGATGAACTGGGATTACCTACTGTTCCTCACGCATCAATTCGCAATTAA
- the LOC116189570 gene encoding basic leucine zipper 6 — protein MSTRQAHLPPRCPFQKKAVSRPVRDPSSTSPPTNSNNPGYFPRHHRSPSQGSILEDQPAWLEDLLSDPEVSTKGAVHRRSASDSVALLDGLGDSLQSLNLGSNAKLSDVKNEERGMLELDCTYGPNSPRGRSSGMTFSDSGIVSALSEYISQNPLQLLDGSLCISGTTNSDSKGDGPGGTNGDFNPEMKPGKRQSGQRSRVRKLQYIAELEKTVNIFQAFESELAVRVATLLQQRVTLTMENAKLKQKMARLRQEKLIMEGQYQSLRKEAERLKADLASSPNRHRRAYSETSLAARAGISEANWQTLG, from the exons atgtCTACTAGACAGGCTCACCTTCCGCCACGGTGTCCCTTCCAGAAAAAAGCAGTTTCACGCCCAGTTCGAGACCCGAGCTCAACCTCTCCTCCCACAAATTCGAACAATCCAGGCTACTTTCCTCGCCACCATAGGTCCCCCTCCCAAGGGTCAATTTTAGAAGACCAGCCTGCTTGGCTCGAGGACTTGTTGAGTGATCCAGAAGTCAGTACCAAGGGAGCAGTCCACCGAAGATCTGCTAGCGACTCAGTAGCCCTTTTAGATGGCCTTGGAGACTCATTACAGAGTCTTAATCTGGGTAGCAATGCGAAACTAAGTGATGTGAAGAATGAAGAAAGAGGGATGCTAGAGTTGGATTGTACCTATGGTCCCAACTCACCTCGAGGAAGAAGTAGCGGGATGACATTTTCAGACAGTGGGATCGTTTCGGCATTGTCCGAGTATATTTCTCAGAATCCCCTGCAGTTACTCGATGGCAGTCTCTGCATTTCTGGAACAACTAATTCCGATTCGAAAGGTGATGGTCCTGGCGGGACCAATGGAGATTTCAACCCTGAGATGAAGCCGGGGAAAAG GCAATCTGGGCAACGCTCGAGGGTCCGTAAGCTCCAGTATATTGCTGAACTTGAAAAGACTGTAAATATTTTCCAG GCTTTTGAATCAGAACTAGCAGTCAGGGTGGCCACTTTGCTTCAGCAACGAGTCACATTAACGATGGAGAATGCgaaattgaaacaaaagatGGCTCGACTTCGACAGGAGAAACTTATCATGGAAG GGCAATATCAATCCTTGAGGAAAGAAGCTGAGAGGCTCAAAGCTGATCTAGCAAGCTCTCCGAATCGACACAGGAGGGCCTATTCTGAGACTAGTCTCGCTGCAAGAGCTGGAATTTCAGAAGCTAACTGGCAGACTTTAGGCTGA
- the LOC116188464 gene encoding glycosyltransferase BC10-like isoform X1, with the protein MFSSPLVVCFALFLSLPVVYLFSSSILPSKAAAPVPSSPLILPSAAASDELDDLSLFRRAATPAGRPPKCNRLGLKKPRPKIAFLFLTNSDLTFAPLWERFFKGHDHLYNIYIHADPAMKSSNTNSSSRTSTASSGKRVRLTGSRKHSNHLLLSWPARSIWDSGYRSPGGVFDGRFIVSKRTERATPALIAAARRLLASALLDDPANFYFALVSQHCIPLHSFSFMYKTLFGNSLEAVQAYINPSKFPSFIEILSDEPNLYERYTARGEDVMLPEVPFEQFRVGSQFFMLTRRHSLLAIKDRKLWRKFRLPCLNKESCYPEEHYFPTLLSMADPKGCGHYTLTRVNWTGSFDGHPHLYGPDEISPDLVYQLRESDLGYSHFFARKFSPESLRPLMDMADDIIFGTEISSSGDSELGQDKCFCLAMQSKERLPA; encoded by the exons TCCTGCCTTCCGCCGCCGCGTCCGATGAGCTCGATGACCTCTCGCTGTTTCGCAGGGCAGCCACCCCGGCAGGACGCCCTCCAAAGTGCAACCGGTTGGGCCTCAAGAAGCCGCGGCCCAAGATCgccttcctcttcctcacgAACTCCGACCTCACCTTCGCCCCTCTGTGGGAGCGCTTCTTCAAGGGCCATGACCACCTCTACAACATCTACATCCACGCCGACCCGGCCATGAAGTCGAGCAACACCAACTCCAGCTCACGGACCAGCACCGCGTCCTCTGGCAAAAGAGTGCGGCTCACTGGTTCGCGCAAGCACAGTAACCACCTTTTGCTCTCCTGGCCTGCAAGGTCGATATGGGATTCGGGATACCGGTCTCCTGGAGGAGTTTTCGATGGCCGATTCATCGTGTCGAAACGGACTGAACGGGCGACGCCAGCGCTGATAGCGGCTGCCCGGAGGCTCCTCGCCTCCGCCCTGCTTGACGACCCGGCAAACTTCTACTTCGCCCTAGTCTCCCAACACTGCATCCCTCTCCACTCCTTCAGCTTCATGTACAAAACCCTCTTCGGAAACTCCCTCGAAGCCGTCCAGGCCTACATTAACCCCTCCAAATTCCCCAGTTTCATCGAGATCCTTTCTGACGAGCCGAACCTTTATGAACGGTACACAGCTCGAGGAGAGGATGTCATGCTACCGGAAGTTCCTTTCGAGCAATTCCGAGTGGGGTCTCAGTTCTTCATGTTAACCAGGAGGCACTCTTTGCTGGCGATCAAGGACCGGAAGCTGTGGAGGAAATTTAGGCTGCCCTGTTTAAATAAGGAGTCGTGTTACCCCGAAGAGCACTATTTCCCTACGCTGCTATCGATGGCAGACCCGAAGGGTTGCGGCCATTATACGCTCACGAGGGTGAACTGGACGGGCAGTTTCGACGGGCACCCTCATTTATACGGGCCTGATGAGATCTCGCCCGACCTTGTTTACCAGTTGAGGGAGTCAGACTTGGGTTATTCGCACTTCTTCGCAAGGAAATTTTCGCCAGAGTCCTTGCGGCCACTGATGGATATGGCCGATGACATCATTTTCGGGACTGAAATCAGCTCCTCCGGTGACTCG GAGCTGGGACAAGATAAATGCTTTTGTCTGGCAATGCAATCGAAAGAACGGTTGCCCGCCTAG
- the LOC116188288 gene encoding uricase-2, translated as MAGKELDGFHFEQMHGKDRVRVARVWRARDGRHFMVEWNVSISLFSDCIAAYVRDDNSDIVATDTMKNTVYAKAKECTEQLSVEDFAILLAKHFTSFYSQVSGAIVKIVEKPWERVYIDGQPHEHGFKLGSEKHTVEVFVKKSGAVKLVSGIEELSVLKTTKSGFEGFIRDKYTALPETRERILATEVTASWRYTYDNLSRIPQKPLYFTERYVDVKKVLMDTFFGPPKEGVYSPSVQSTLFHMERAVLSKFPDISAVQLKMPNLHFLPVNISSKDNPAIVKFNDDVFLPTDDPHGSIQASLSHFWSRM; from the exons ATGGCGGGCAAGGAGCTAGACGGCTTCCACTTCGAGCAGATGCACGGGAAGGATCGGGTGAGGGTGGCTAGGGTTTGGAGGGCCAGGGATGGCCGCCACTTCATGGTGGAGTGGAACGTCAGCATCAGCCTCTTCTCCGATTGCATCGCTGCTTATGTCCGCGACGACAACTCCGACATCGTCGCCACCGACACCATGAAGAACACC GTTTATGCCAAGGCCAAGGAATGCACTGAGCAGCTCTCGGTGGAGGATTTCGCGATTCTGCTCGCGAAGCACTTCACATCTTTCTATAGTCAG GTGAGTGGTGCAATAGTGAAAATCGTGGAGAAGCCCTGGGAGCGTGTATATATTGATGGCCAACCGCATGAACACG GATTTAAGCTTGGATCTGAGAAGCATACAGTAGAAGTGTTTGTGAAGAAGTCGGGGGCTGTGAAATTGGTTTCGGGTATAGAAGAGTTGTCTGTGCTGAAGACCACCAAG TCAGGTTTTGAAGGTTTCATCAGGGACAAGTACACTGCTCTTCCTGAAACACGAGAAAGAATACTGGCAACTGAGGTCACTGCATCTTGGAG GTACACCTACGATAACCTATCTAGGATCCCTCAGAAGCCACTTTACTTCACAGAGAGATATGTGGACGTGAAAAAGGTATTGATGGACACCTTTTTTGGTCCACCGAAAGAGGGAGTGTACAGCCCATCGGTGCAGAGCACTCTCTTTCACATGGAAAGGGCAGTTCTTAGCAA GTTTCCTGACATATCGGCTGTGCAGCTAAAGATGCCAAATCTCCATTTCTTGCCCGTAAACATATCTAGCAAGGACAATCCTGCCATTGTTAAg TTTAACGATGATGTGTTCCTACCAACAGACGATCCACATGGATCCATTCAAGCCAGCTTGAGCCATTTCTGGTCAAGAATGTAA
- the LOC116188464 gene encoding glycosyltransferase BC10-like isoform X2, protein MFSSPLVVCFALFLSLPVVYLFSSSILPSKAAAPVPSSPLILPSAAASDELDDLSLFRRAATPAGRPPKCNRLGLKKPRPKIAFLFLTNSDLTFAPLWERFFKGHDHLYNIYIHADPAMKSSNTNSSSRTSTASSGKRVRLTGSRKHSNHLLLSWPARSIWDSGYRSPGGVFDGRFIVSKRTERATPALIAAARRLLASALLDDPANFYFALVSQHCIPLHSFSFMYKTLFGNSLEAVQAYINPSKFPSFIEILSDEPNLYERYTARGEDVMLPEVPFEQFRVGSQFFMLTRRHSLLAIKDRKLWRKFRLPCLNKESCYPEEHYFPTLLSMADPKGCGHYTLTRVNWTGSFDGHPHLYGPDEISPDLVYQLRESDLGYSHFFARKFSPESLRPLMDMADDIIFGTEISSSGDSGI, encoded by the exons TCCTGCCTTCCGCCGCCGCGTCCGATGAGCTCGATGACCTCTCGCTGTTTCGCAGGGCAGCCACCCCGGCAGGACGCCCTCCAAAGTGCAACCGGTTGGGCCTCAAGAAGCCGCGGCCCAAGATCgccttcctcttcctcacgAACTCCGACCTCACCTTCGCCCCTCTGTGGGAGCGCTTCTTCAAGGGCCATGACCACCTCTACAACATCTACATCCACGCCGACCCGGCCATGAAGTCGAGCAACACCAACTCCAGCTCACGGACCAGCACCGCGTCCTCTGGCAAAAGAGTGCGGCTCACTGGTTCGCGCAAGCACAGTAACCACCTTTTGCTCTCCTGGCCTGCAAGGTCGATATGGGATTCGGGATACCGGTCTCCTGGAGGAGTTTTCGATGGCCGATTCATCGTGTCGAAACGGACTGAACGGGCGACGCCAGCGCTGATAGCGGCTGCCCGGAGGCTCCTCGCCTCCGCCCTGCTTGACGACCCGGCAAACTTCTACTTCGCCCTAGTCTCCCAACACTGCATCCCTCTCCACTCCTTCAGCTTCATGTACAAAACCCTCTTCGGAAACTCCCTCGAAGCCGTCCAGGCCTACATTAACCCCTCCAAATTCCCCAGTTTCATCGAGATCCTTTCTGACGAGCCGAACCTTTATGAACGGTACACAGCTCGAGGAGAGGATGTCATGCTACCGGAAGTTCCTTTCGAGCAATTCCGAGTGGGGTCTCAGTTCTTCATGTTAACCAGGAGGCACTCTTTGCTGGCGATCAAGGACCGGAAGCTGTGGAGGAAATTTAGGCTGCCCTGTTTAAATAAGGAGTCGTGTTACCCCGAAGAGCACTATTTCCCTACGCTGCTATCGATGGCAGACCCGAAGGGTTGCGGCCATTATACGCTCACGAGGGTGAACTGGACGGGCAGTTTCGACGGGCACCCTCATTTATACGGGCCTGATGAGATCTCGCCCGACCTTGTTTACCAGTTGAGGGAGTCAGACTTGGGTTATTCGCACTTCTTCGCAAGGAAATTTTCGCCAGAGTCCTTGCGGCCACTGATGGATATGGCCGATGACATCATTTTCGGGACTGAAATCAGCTCCTCCGGTGACTCG GGAATCTGA